In one Halorubrum sp. CBA1229 genomic region, the following are encoded:
- a CDS encoding FAD-dependent oxidoreductase has protein sequence MNDDIVDHRRLIIAGTGIAGLSAAIYAARSNNDPLLIEGDEPGGQLTLTTDVENYPGFPEGISGPELINDMKAQAEKFGAETRNGIIADVSKEPAGHFRVELTNGDVYTADAVIAASGASARTLGVPGEDELMGYGLSTCATCDGAFFRGEDMLVVGGGDAAMEEANFLTKFADTVYIAHRREEFRAEDVWIDRTMDKVDDGEIELLLNTELTEIHGTPEDGIDRVTLVEHPDGHPKEKLDDPATADEVDEYDFDVGAVFFAIGHTPNTDFLEGTGIETDDDGYLITEGGRGGGQTRTGVAGLFGAGDVVDFHYQQAATASGMGVKAALDADEYLSERERAGELYEAEVDAAAADD, from the coding sequence ATGAATGACGATATTGTCGATCACCGTCGACTGATCATCGCCGGCACCGGCATCGCGGGACTCTCCGCCGCGATCTACGCCGCGCGGTCGAACAACGACCCCCTGCTCATCGAGGGCGACGAGCCGGGCGGCCAGCTCACGCTCACCACCGACGTGGAGAACTACCCCGGCTTCCCCGAGGGGATCTCCGGGCCGGAGCTGATCAACGACATGAAAGCGCAGGCCGAGAAGTTCGGCGCCGAGACCCGCAACGGGATCATCGCCGACGTCTCGAAGGAGCCCGCGGGCCACTTCCGCGTCGAGCTCACGAACGGCGACGTCTACACCGCCGACGCCGTGATCGCCGCCTCCGGCGCGAGCGCCCGGACGCTCGGCGTCCCCGGCGAGGACGAGCTGATGGGGTACGGGCTCTCGACGTGCGCGACCTGCGACGGCGCGTTCTTCCGCGGCGAGGACATGCTCGTCGTCGGCGGCGGCGACGCGGCCATGGAGGAGGCGAACTTCCTGACGAAGTTCGCGGACACGGTGTACATCGCTCACCGGCGCGAGGAGTTCCGCGCGGAGGACGTCTGGATCGACCGCACGATGGACAAGGTCGACGACGGGGAGATCGAGCTCCTCCTCAACACCGAGCTCACCGAGATCCACGGCACCCCCGAGGACGGGATCGACCGCGTGACGCTCGTCGAGCACCCTGACGGCCACCCCAAGGAGAAGCTCGACGACCCGGCGACCGCCGACGAGGTCGACGAGTACGACTTCGACGTGGGCGCCGTCTTCTTCGCCATCGGCCACACCCCGAACACCGACTTCCTGGAGGGGACGGGGATCGAGACCGACGACGACGGCTACCTGATCACCGAGGGCGGCCGCGGCGGCGGGCAGACACGCACCGGCGTCGCGGGGCTGTTCGGCGCCGGCGACGTGGTGGACTTCCACTACCAGCAGGCGGCCACGGCCAGCGGGATGGGCGTGAAGGCGGCGCTCGACGCCGACGAGTACCTCTCCGAGCGCGAGCGCGCCGGCGAGCTGTACGAGGCCGAGGTCGACGCCGCGGCCGCGGACGACTGA
- a CDS encoding DHH family phosphoesterase, whose product MARRLLLGCSAVGNTLVERTREERGELVAITDDTGWASTLRDRNVATVEADPTDPSSYPDRAAVVLVASDDPARNVAAAEAARGRYPDAMIVAHVGANPTADQQSALEAVADRVVDPVEALVARVSEATGADGDELPVRLLATLRELSGPLLVVAHDNPDPDAIASAIGLARVADVVGVPADPCYGGEIAHQENRALVNLLDLSLSTFGEIDLDDYDGIALVDHSRAGINDSLPEEHPVDIVVDHHPPRGPVAGEFVDIRPDAGATSTLIEEYLSRFGVEPGRELATALLYGIRIDTKDFTRSTSIPDFEAAASLSPFADESTLERVESPSVSQETLRVLANAIEGRDVRGSTVASCVGEISDRDTLAQAAERLLDLDGVTVTFVYGYMDGVIYASARSRGADLDVGELLRDALDPVGSAGGHATMAGAQVPLGILEEVSESESLPEVVETFVSGRFFEALDDAPTQPAGSLPEFPND is encoded by the coding sequence ATGGCCCGGCGTCTGCTGCTCGGCTGTAGCGCGGTCGGGAACACGCTCGTCGAGCGCACCCGCGAGGAGCGCGGCGAGCTCGTCGCGATCACCGACGACACCGGGTGGGCGTCGACGCTCCGCGACCGCAACGTCGCCACCGTCGAGGCCGACCCGACAGACCCGTCTTCGTACCCCGACCGCGCCGCGGTCGTACTGGTCGCGAGCGACGACCCCGCGCGCAACGTCGCCGCCGCGGAGGCCGCCCGGGGCCGCTACCCGGACGCGATGATCGTCGCCCACGTCGGGGCGAACCCGACCGCGGACCAGCAGTCGGCGCTGGAGGCGGTCGCCGACCGCGTCGTCGACCCGGTCGAGGCGCTGGTCGCGCGCGTCAGCGAGGCGACCGGCGCCGACGGCGACGAGCTGCCGGTCCGCCTGCTCGCGACGCTCCGCGAGCTCTCCGGTCCCCTCCTCGTCGTCGCCCACGACAACCCCGACCCGGACGCCATCGCGAGCGCGATCGGACTGGCGCGGGTCGCCGACGTCGTCGGCGTCCCGGCCGACCCCTGTTACGGCGGCGAGATCGCCCACCAGGAGAACCGCGCGCTGGTGAACCTGCTCGACCTCTCGCTGTCGACGTTCGGGGAGATCGACCTCGACGACTACGACGGGATCGCCCTCGTCGATCACTCGCGGGCGGGGATCAACGACAGCCTCCCCGAGGAGCACCCCGTCGATATCGTCGTCGACCACCACCCGCCCCGCGGCCCGGTCGCCGGGGAGTTCGTCGACATCCGGCCTGACGCCGGCGCGACGAGCACGCTCATCGAGGAGTACCTCTCGCGGTTCGGCGTCGAGCCGGGGCGGGAGCTCGCCACGGCGCTGCTGTACGGGATCCGGATCGACACGAAGGACTTCACCCGGTCGACGTCGATCCCCGATTTTGAGGCAGCGGCGTCGCTGTCGCCGTTCGCCGACGAGTCGACGCTCGAACGCGTCGAGAGCCCGAGCGTGAGCCAGGAGACGCTCCGGGTGCTCGCGAACGCCATCGAGGGCCGGGACGTGCGGGGGTCTACGGTCGCCTCCTGCGTCGGCGAGATCAGCGACCGCGACACCCTCGCGCAGGCGGCCGAGCGGCTCCTCGACCTCGACGGGGTCACCGTCACCTTCGTCTACGGCTACATGGACGGGGTGATATACGCCTCCGCGCGGTCGCGCGGCGCCGACCTCGACGTGGGCGAGCTGCTCCGGGACGCGCTCGATCCGGTCGGCTCCGCCGGCGGACACGCCACGATGGCCGGCGCGCAGGTCCCCCTCGGCATCTTAGAGGAGGTCTCGGAGTCGGAGTCGCTGCCGGAAGTCGTCGAGACGTTCGTCTCCGGACGCTTCTTCGAGGCGCTCGACGACGCGCCGACTCAGCCGGCCGGCTCGCTGCCGGAGTTTCCGAACGACTAA
- the folP gene encoding dihydropteroate synthase, producing MDYHEAAAFLFDLRRFSVKPGTKRVAALLDRLGNPEDDVPFVQVAGSNGKGSTARMTESILREAGLSVGLYTSPHLSALAERARVDGLPMTEDAIAAFVAEAKPWLVERAAAGEPLTFFEVVTAMAIRDFARRDVDVAVLEVGLGGEYDATSAVDPVATAVTNVSLEHTAVLGDTIAEIARTKARIAEPGASLVTACEGEALDVVREVADEADAPVATVAGANSDPESDGHDAPALSVAYDGRVSPTDAEVTLAGEAAGTYRIPVVGDHQATNAGVAVALARRTAAAVAEGEEGEETDPLPEAAVRDGLARATWPGRFEVVDTAPLTVLDGAHNPAACRTLAGTLAEYDYDDLHLVYAAMHDKDHAGAASALPDAASAVTCRPALDRAEDPEVLAAALRTAGVGEVTVGDDVAAALDAAVDRADPGDCVLLVGSLFAVAEARAARLRTVTPRSVDGAGRRGGAGGRDGADRSAAVRALDAAGVPPEAAAARAEGIDHRVLTLRLRGDRAERLAAAIRAVGGDAAIGGLGAGEGRVPGGEHVPITLGATVAEYRVLLDRLRDRESGGFAGVADDIADRLGLDERESNTNADATAPDYPWTDGTAVMGVLNVTPDSFHDGGRHEALADAVAGVERMVEAGVDVVDVGGESTRPGADPVPVDEEIDRVVPTIEAAQSVPAVADGDVLVSVDTRKAPVAEAALEAGADVINDVTGLEDPAMREVVADADCPVVVMHSLDAPVDPTNDPEYDDAVSDVIASLRERLALADTAGIDRDRVIVDPGLGFGKSAAEAFELLDRVGEFAALDCPVLIGHSHKSMFGAVDRDPDDREHATVAATALAADRGADLVRVHDVAENRAAVDVAAAVNGALREGGDAERGDGEHGDDEGGDPGDAARADAADE from the coding sequence ATGGACTACCACGAGGCGGCGGCGTTCCTCTTCGACCTCCGCCGCTTCTCGGTCAAGCCGGGGACCAAGCGCGTCGCCGCGCTGCTCGACCGGCTCGGTAACCCCGAGGACGACGTGCCGTTCGTGCAGGTGGCCGGCTCGAACGGGAAGGGGAGCACGGCGCGCATGACGGAGTCGATCCTGCGCGAGGCCGGGCTCTCGGTCGGCCTCTACACCTCGCCGCACCTCTCCGCGCTCGCCGAGCGGGCCCGCGTCGACGGGCTGCCGATGACCGAGGACGCGATCGCCGCCTTCGTCGCGGAGGCGAAGCCGTGGCTCGTCGAGCGCGCGGCCGCCGGCGAACCCCTCACCTTCTTCGAGGTCGTCACGGCGATGGCGATCCGCGACTTCGCGCGCCGCGACGTCGACGTCGCGGTGCTGGAGGTCGGCCTCGGCGGCGAGTACGACGCGACCAGCGCGGTCGATCCGGTCGCGACCGCCGTGACGAACGTCTCGCTCGAACACACCGCCGTCCTCGGCGACACGATAGCCGAGATCGCCCGCACCAAGGCCCGGATCGCCGAGCCGGGCGCCTCCCTCGTGACGGCCTGCGAGGGCGAGGCGCTCGACGTCGTCCGCGAGGTCGCAGACGAGGCTGACGCGCCGGTCGCGACGGTGGCGGGGGCGAATTCCGATCCGGAGTCCGACGGCCACGACGCCCCCGCCCTCTCCGTCGCCTACGACGGGCGCGTGAGCCCGACCGACGCCGAGGTGACGCTCGCGGGCGAGGCGGCGGGCACCTACCGGATCCCGGTCGTCGGCGACCACCAGGCGACGAACGCGGGCGTCGCGGTCGCGCTGGCCCGGCGGACCGCGGCGGCGGTGGCCGAGGGGGAGGAGGGCGAGGAGACGGATCCGCTCCCCGAGGCCGCGGTCCGCGACGGGCTCGCGCGGGCGACGTGGCCCGGCCGGTTCGAGGTGGTCGACACGGCCCCGCTCACGGTGCTCGACGGCGCGCACAACCCGGCCGCCTGCCGGACGCTCGCGGGGACGCTCGCCGAGTACGACTACGACGACCTCCACCTCGTGTACGCGGCGATGCACGACAAGGACCACGCGGGCGCCGCGAGCGCGCTCCCCGACGCGGCCTCCGCGGTCACCTGCCGTCCGGCGCTCGACCGCGCGGAGGATCCGGAGGTGCTCGCGGCCGCACTCCGGACGGCCGGTGTCGGCGAGGTGACCGTCGGCGACGACGTGGCCGCCGCCCTCGACGCCGCGGTCGACCGCGCCGACCCGGGCGACTGCGTGCTGCTCGTCGGCTCGCTGTTCGCGGTCGCCGAGGCGCGCGCGGCCCGGCTCCGGACCGTGACGCCGCGGTCGGTCGACGGGGCGGGTCGGCGCGGCGGGGCGGGCGGACGCGACGGGGCCGACCGAAGCGCCGCCGTCCGCGCGCTCGACGCGGCCGGCGTCCCGCCCGAGGCGGCCGCGGCCCGCGCCGAGGGGATCGACCACCGCGTCCTCACGCTCCGGCTGCGCGGCGACCGCGCCGAGCGCCTCGCGGCGGCGATCCGGGCGGTCGGCGGCGACGCCGCGATAGGGGGGCTCGGGGCGGGCGAGGGACGGGTCCCCGGCGGTGAGCACGTGCCGATCACGCTCGGCGCGACGGTCGCGGAGTATCGCGTACTACTCGACCGCCTGCGCGACCGTGAGAGCGGGGGGTTCGCGGGCGTCGCAGACGATATCGCCGACCGACTCGGACTCGACGAGAGGGAGTCGAATACCAACGCCGACGCGACCGCCCCCGACTACCCTTGGACCGACGGCACCGCCGTGATGGGTGTGCTCAACGTCACGCCCGACTCCTTCCACGACGGCGGGCGCCACGAGGCGCTGGCGGACGCGGTCGCGGGCGTCGAGCGCATGGTCGAGGCCGGGGTCGACGTCGTCGACGTCGGCGGCGAGTCCACCCGCCCGGGCGCGGATCCGGTCCCCGTCGACGAGGAGATCGACCGCGTCGTCCCGACGATCGAGGCGGCGCAGTCGGTACCGGCGGTCGCCGACGGCGACGTGCTGGTCTCGGTCGACACGCGGAAGGCGCCGGTCGCCGAGGCCGCGCTGGAGGCGGGCGCCGACGTCATCAACGACGTGACCGGGCTGGAGGACCCCGCGATGCGCGAGGTCGTCGCCGACGCGGACTGCCCGGTCGTCGTGATGCACAGCCTCGACGCGCCGGTCGACCCGACGAACGACCCCGAGTACGACGACGCCGTGAGCGACGTGATCGCGTCGCTCCGCGAGCGGCTGGCGCTCGCCGACACGGCCGGGATCGACCGCGACAGGGTGATCGTCGACCCCGGGCTCGGGTTCGGGAAGTCGGCGGCCGAGGCGTTCGAGCTGCTCGACCGCGTCGGGGAGTTCGCCGCGCTCGACTGCCCCGTGCTCATCGGCCACTCGCACAAGTCGATGTTCGGGGCGGTCGACCGCGATCCGGACGACCGGGAACACGCCACCGTCGCCGCGACCGCGCTCGCCGCCGACCGGGGGGCGGACCTCGTGCGCGTCCACGACGTGGCGGAGAACCGCGCCGCGGTCGACGTCGCCGCCGCGGTGAACGGTGCCCTCCGCGAGGGCGGCGACGCGGAGCGCGGAGACGGCGAACACGGAGACGACGAGGGCGGCGACCCGGGCGACGCCGCCCGGGCGGACGCCGCGGACGAATGA
- a CDS encoding ABC transporter ATP-binding protein — MNETAAASASAVDAAAVDGAADPVIAGEGVRRTYGDVVALDGVDLRVEAGEVFGLIGPNGAGKTTLVRALTGTTDAEGDVSVFGVPPREVDPQRVGLLPQSFDPPERLTASELVEYYGGLYDDARDVESVLRDVGMADDADAWYETLSGGQQRRTCVATAIVNDPDLLFLDEPTTGIDPAGRRSIHRLIERLADGGTTVFLTSHAMDEVERLADRVALLRDGAVVAVGPPGELIAEHGGAPRLDVTLDDAASDAAVGGVEAGLAGDAAVESTRDGLRIRGVRPEAIGDAVDALDAAGVAFESLAWTEPSLEDVYLRLTGEEYSPRAGGPPNEVRESAAADGGDR; from the coding sequence ATGAACGAGACAGCGGCCGCGTCGGCGTCCGCGGTCGACGCGGCGGCGGTCGACGGCGCCGCCGACCCGGTGATCGCCGGCGAGGGCGTCCGGCGGACGTACGGCGACGTCGTCGCGCTCGACGGGGTCGACCTCCGCGTCGAGGCCGGCGAGGTGTTCGGGCTCATCGGTCCCAACGGCGCCGGGAAGACCACGCTCGTCCGCGCGCTGACGGGGACGACAGACGCCGAGGGCGACGTCAGCGTGTTCGGCGTCCCGCCCCGCGAGGTCGACCCGCAGCGGGTCGGGCTGCTCCCGCAGTCGTTCGACCCGCCGGAACGACTCACCGCGAGCGAGCTGGTCGAATACTACGGCGGCCTCTACGACGACGCCCGCGACGTCGAGTCGGTCCTCCGGGACGTTGGGATGGCCGACGACGCGGACGCGTGGTACGAGACGCTCTCGGGCGGGCAACAGCGCCGGACGTGCGTCGCGACCGCCATCGTCAACGACCCCGACCTCCTCTTCCTCGACGAGCCGACCACGGGGATCGACCCGGCCGGCCGACGGTCGATCCACCGCCTGATCGAGCGGCTCGCCGACGGCGGCACGACCGTCTTCCTCACGAGCCACGCGATGGACGAGGTCGAGCGGCTCGCCGACCGCGTCGCGCTCCTCCGGGACGGCGCGGTCGTCGCCGTCGGCCCGCCCGGCGAGCTGATCGCGGAACACGGCGGGGCACCCCGGCTGGACGTGACCCTCGACGACGCCGCGAGCGACGCGGCGGTCGGCGGCGTCGAGGCGGGCCTCGCTGGCGACGCCGCCGTCGAGTCGACCCGCGACGGGCTGCGGATCCGCGGCGTTCGACCCGAAGCGATCGGCGACGCGGTCGACGCCCTCGACGCGGCCGGGGTCGCCTTCGAGTCGCTCGCGTGGACCGAGCCCTCGCTGGAGGACGTCTACCTGCGGCTCACCGGCGAAGAGTACTCGCCCCGCGCCGGCGGCCCGCCGAACGAGGTCCGCGAGTCGGCGGCGGCGGACGGGGGCGACCGATGA
- a CDS encoding ABC transporter permease translates to MTRVGRIGTEATAAARSFLRRRTAVFFTFFFPVILVVIFGALVRTQPTGGGLFAEPAGYYIPGYLAVVVLFTPLSRVGSEIARHRDGGRFEKLATTPLSRAEWLLAHTLVNVAIIGAASLLIFGLVLAVTDAEPVVSPALAVLPVFVAVGVALFCGVGAVLGALTDSQDGVIAASNTVALPLLFLSETFVSPDLLPAWFRPAVAASPLTYFARGTRAIVHEPGAWVGDLAVLSVLAVAFLAVGAYAVPRTD, encoded by the coding sequence ATGACGCGCGTCGGCCGGATCGGCACCGAGGCGACCGCGGCGGCGCGGTCGTTCCTCCGCCGGCGGACGGCGGTGTTCTTCACGTTCTTCTTCCCCGTGATCCTCGTGGTGATCTTCGGCGCCTTAGTCCGCACGCAGCCCACCGGCGGGGGGCTGTTCGCGGAGCCCGCCGGCTACTACATCCCCGGCTACCTCGCGGTCGTCGTGCTCTTCACGCCCCTCTCGCGGGTCGGCTCCGAGATCGCCCGCCACCGCGACGGCGGCCGGTTCGAGAAGCTGGCGACGACGCCGCTCTCGCGGGCGGAGTGGCTCCTCGCGCACACCCTCGTCAACGTCGCGATCATCGGCGCGGCGAGCCTCCTGATCTTCGGACTCGTCCTCGCGGTGACCGACGCCGAGCCGGTCGTTTCGCCCGCGCTCGCCGTCCTCCCCGTCTTCGTCGCCGTCGGCGTCGCGCTGTTCTGCGGGGTCGGGGCGGTGCTGGGCGCGCTCACGGACTCGCAGGACGGCGTGATCGCCGCGAGCAACACGGTCGCGCTCCCCCTCCTCTTCCTCTCCGAGACGTTCGTCTCGCCAGACCTGTTGCCGGCGTGGTTCCGCCCGGCCGTCGCCGCCTCACCGCTGACGTACTTCGCGCGCGGGACGCGGGCGATCGTCCACGAGCCCGGCGCGTGGGTCGGCGACCTGGCCGTCCTCTCGGTCCTCGCCGTCGCGTTCCTCGCGGTCGGCGCGTACGCGGTCCCGCGGACGGACTGA
- a CDS encoding zinc ribbon domain-containing protein — protein sequence MLTVQFTCSDCAQTIEVNEEMRETILAAGCPVCTTDADEDDFSDGAGDE from the coding sequence GTGTTGACCGTTCAATTCACCTGTTCGGACTGCGCGCAGACCATCGAGGTCAACGAGGAGATGCGGGAGACGATCCTCGCGGCGGGCTGTCCGGTCTGTACGACCGACGCCGACGAGGACGACTTCTCGGACGGCGCAGGGGACGAGTAG
- a CDS encoding pyridoxamine 5'-phosphate oxidase family protein, whose amino-acid sequence MATNSEVEMTDAEVDAFLSRHETGVLSLARDETPYAIPVSYGFDEESRDAFLRLVSTPDSEKREFLASDPQARIVVYEEDGDEYGSVVGVGTLRRVDLDELTPETIAQYGETRRPLFEIWADGKSDLDIDLYRFVPDRLTGRTIIIERDDE is encoded by the coding sequence ATGGCGACGAACAGCGAGGTCGAGATGACCGACGCGGAGGTCGACGCGTTCCTCTCGCGCCACGAGACCGGCGTGCTCTCGCTCGCACGCGACGAGACCCCGTACGCGATCCCCGTCTCCTACGGCTTCGACGAGGAGTCGCGCGACGCCTTCCTCCGGTTGGTGTCGACGCCCGACAGCGAGAAGCGCGAGTTCCTCGCCTCGGACCCGCAGGCGCGGATCGTGGTGTACGAAGAGGACGGCGACGAGTACGGCAGCGTCGTCGGCGTCGGGACGCTCCGCCGCGTCGACCTCGACGAGCTCACGCCCGAGACGATCGCGCAGTACGGGGAGACCCGCCGTCCCCTCTTCGAGATCTGGGCCGACGGGAAGTCCGACCTCGACATCGACCTCTACCGGTTCGTCCCCGACCGACTCACCGGGCGGACCATTATCATCGAACGCGACGACGAGTGA
- a CDS encoding helix-turn-helix domain-containing protein, producing the protein MGSGIRAEVSLPAGAPSPFEGVAEGSTPIYSVARSSPDESAGTVVFEFIADADLSVPEGVDVVFDYGAKAAYRFETDCEEDSPFAVLDRYGLPVSETTIRDGRLLLTFHATDLPTLRSVLDAFRECSPGMEVLRLLQSSSTPEESDLVTVDRSDLTERQREVLAAAYDAGYFDHPKGANAGEVAASLGIDRSTFSEHIAAAQRKLLSTLLD; encoded by the coding sequence ATGGGATCCGGCATCAGGGCGGAGGTCTCGCTCCCGGCGGGGGCGCCGTCGCCGTTCGAGGGAGTCGCCGAGGGGTCGACGCCGATCTACAGCGTCGCGCGAAGCTCGCCGGACGAGAGCGCGGGCACGGTCGTCTTCGAGTTCATCGCCGACGCCGACCTGTCCGTCCCCGAGGGTGTCGACGTCGTCTTCGACTACGGCGCCAAGGCGGCCTACCGGTTCGAGACCGACTGCGAGGAGGACTCGCCGTTCGCGGTGCTCGACCGCTACGGGCTCCCGGTGTCGGAGACGACCATCCGCGACGGACGCCTCCTCCTCACCTTCCACGCGACCGACCTCCCGACGCTCCGGTCGGTGCTCGACGCGTTCCGAGAGTGCTCTCCGGGGATGGAGGTGCTGCGGCTCCTGCAGTCGTCGTCGACGCCGGAGGAGTCGGACCTGGTCACCGTCGACCGGAGCGACCTCACCGAGCGCCAGCGGGAGGTGCTCGCGGCCGCCTACGACGCCGGCTACTTCGATCACCCGAAGGGGGCCAACGCCGGCGAGGTCGCCGCGTCGCTCGGCATCGACCGCTCGACGTTCAGCGAGCACATCGCGGCCGCACAGCGGAAGCTGCTCTCGACGCTGCTCGACTGA
- a CDS encoding helix-turn-helix domain-containing protein: protein MKRQASYATGPTTATEGDETLDATFDVLSDSDCRAILGAADTPMTTRELADACDIALSTAYRKVERLSETPLLVEGVRFDPEGDHAAEYSRGATDAAIELGDDGVTLTVEDAAVDSLTPAAETTGISAD, encoded by the coding sequence ATGAAGCGACAGGCCTCGTACGCGACCGGACCGACGACGGCGACCGAGGGAGACGAGACGCTCGACGCGACCTTCGACGTCCTCTCTGACTCCGACTGCCGGGCGATCCTCGGCGCCGCCGACACGCCGATGACGACGAGAGAGCTGGCCGACGCGTGCGACATCGCGCTGTCGACGGCCTACCGGAAAGTCGAGCGCCTGAGCGAGACGCCGCTTCTGGTCGAGGGCGTCCGCTTCGATCCCGAGGGAGACCACGCCGCGGAGTACAGCCGCGGCGCCACCGACGCGGCGATCGAGCTCGGCGACGACGGCGTCACGCTGACGGTCGAGGACGCGGCGGTCGACTCGCTCACTCCGGCCGCAGAAACGACCGGAATCTCGGCCGACTAA
- a CDS encoding PAS domain S-box protein — MRDGPDPETLLDLAQDKVVVLDEDGVYRHLNAATADVIGFDPDELVGRNAFDLVHPDDEERLREAFAAIVAGGTAPDEPLEYRYGTADGGWTWLRTRVHAPASTGVDGYVLTSRDVTDEVESRRRLETIASVSPDVFWMFSADWSELLFVNDAVERVFGVSEEYLERNPESFLDAVHPDDRPYVERAMERLSAGESTVIDYRLGTEDGATRWVRVPGDPVVEGGEVVAVTGFARDVTDEYRRERQLAVMDNLLRHTIRNDMNIVDGTAERIADRAVAAEAFDPEAWEIDGAEAALDGPAELAELGAELAEDAETIRRVASDLLTSAEKQREVIDLLRQRGSPQSVEVAPVVEEALDMVVDDCDGRGEIDISYRGPADDGSAADPTADEAPGDDPTDDEWRDDKSGDDESRDDESRDDGNPTASVSVSYPRNVEAFTHPELDYAIAELVENAIEHAESTPRVRVDATETDGTVEISIRDNCPPIPAEERYVITDRWEMDDLRHTGGMGLWLVYWVANRSGGNLSFDTHPNGNVVTLSVPTASREAAEGLSAPPARPRTAVGRANGGIDAGERGGADPEVGAGTETD; from the coding sequence ATGCGCGACGGACCGGACCCTGAAACCCTCTTGGACCTGGCTCAGGACAAGGTCGTGGTCCTCGACGAGGACGGGGTCTACCGTCACCTGAACGCGGCCACGGCCGACGTCATCGGGTTCGACCCGGACGAACTCGTCGGAAGGAACGCGTTCGATCTCGTCCACCCCGACGACGAGGAACGGCTCCGAGAGGCGTTCGCCGCGATCGTCGCCGGCGGGACAGCGCCCGACGAGCCGCTCGAATACCGCTACGGCACCGCCGACGGCGGGTGGACGTGGCTCCGAACGCGAGTTCACGCGCCCGCCTCGACGGGGGTCGACGGCTACGTGTTGACCTCCCGCGACGTGACCGACGAGGTGGAGTCGCGGCGGCGGCTGGAGACGATCGCCTCGGTGTCGCCGGACGTGTTCTGGATGTTCTCCGCGGACTGGTCGGAGCTGCTGTTCGTCAACGACGCCGTCGAGCGGGTGTTCGGCGTCTCCGAGGAGTACCTGGAACGGAACCCGGAGAGCTTCCTCGACGCGGTCCACCCCGACGACCGGCCGTACGTCGAGCGGGCGATGGAGCGGCTCTCCGCCGGCGAGTCGACGGTGATCGACTACCGGCTCGGAACGGAAGACGGGGCCACTCGGTGGGTTCGGGTCCCCGGCGACCCGGTCGTAGAGGGCGGCGAGGTGGTCGCAGTCACCGGGTTCGCTCGGGACGTCACCGACGAGTACCGCCGGGAGCGGCAGCTCGCCGTGATGGACAACCTGCTCCGGCACACGATCCGCAACGACATGAACATCGTCGACGGGACCGCGGAGCGGATCGCCGACCGCGCGGTCGCCGCCGAAGCGTTCGACCCGGAGGCGTGGGAGATCGACGGGGCGGAGGCAGCGCTCGACGGTCCGGCCGAGCTGGCGGAGCTCGGCGCGGAGCTCGCGGAGGACGCCGAGACGATCCGGCGGGTCGCCTCCGATCTGTTGACGAGCGCCGAGAAGCAGCGGGAGGTCATCGACCTGCTGCGCCAGCGCGGCTCGCCGCAGTCGGTGGAGGTCGCGCCCGTCGTCGAGGAGGCGCTCGACATGGTCGTCGACGACTGCGACGGCCGCGGGGAGATCGACATCAGCTACCGCGGACCGGCCGACGACGGATCCGCCGCCGACCCGACCGCCGACGAAGCGCCCGGCGACGATCCGACCGACGACGAGTGGCGAGACGACAAATCGGGAGACGACGAATCGCGCGACGACGAATCGCGCGACGACGGCAACCCCACAGCGAGCGTCTCCGTCTCGTACCCGCGGAACGTGGAGGCGTTCACGCATCCGGAGCTGGACTACGCGATCGCCGAGCTCGTCGAGAACGCCATCGAGCACGCGGAGTCGACACCGCGCGTCCGGGTCGACGCGACCGAGACCGACGGAACCGTCGAGATCTCGATCCGCGACAACTGCCCGCCCATCCCGGCGGAGGAGCGGTACGTCATCACCGACCGGTGGGAGATGGACGACCTGCGCCACACGGGGGGAATGGGTCTGTGGCTCGTGTACTGGGTCGCGAACCGGTCGGGCGGCAACCTCTCCTTCGACACCCATCCGAACGGGAACGTCGTCACGCTCAGCGTCCCGACCGCCAGCCGGGAGGCGGCCGAGGGTCTCTCGGCGCCGCCGGCCCGACCGCGAACGGCGGTGGGACGCGCGAACGGCGGGATCGACGCGGGTGAACGTGGCGGAGCGGACCCGGAAGTGGGGGCCGGGACGGAGACGGACTGA